CCCATCATATGCACCCCCTTCTCCTCCGCGGTCATCGTAACTCCTCCTCCTGTCAAATTCGCCCCCTCCGACGCCATACCCACTCCCACTGCCACCAGGGTATAAACTCGCTGCACTACCGGATCTAGGATAAGCGGGTGAACTGGGCGCTGTGTAGCCGTACGAGGTGTAGGGGCTTGAGGCAGCGCCGGGCCGCGGCTTGTGCTTTGTTTTTGAGGGCGAGGCGCTGCGGTTGTATGTGCTGAAGAGGTCGGCGCGGTCGTCGGGGCGGGAGAATCGTGAGGACATTTTGTGGTGGGTGGGTGGGTGACCGTGGATGTGAAGGATAGGGTTGTACGTGGGATTGGCTTGGTAGGGCTGGCTGGTGGGATGCAGCCTCGGGGATGTGGGATGATGATGCGGTCAGAGCGCGATATTCGTATTTCGTATTTCCCGTAGCGACTTGCGCTCTGTATCTTGTCTTTGCGCGCGTTCTCGTCGTCCCTGTCGTCGTTCTTTGTAGGCGCGTCTTCTCTCCGGGCAGTAGGTACTCCTTTCCCTCTGTCGTCCCCTGAATTCTCTTTAAACTCCTTTCTCGTAATTCTTTCTCTTCGCAGCACAATTGTTTTTCCTATGCGTAGAAGCGTAAACGTAGCGACTCGAGAAAAAAAAAGTGTCTGTAAAAAGAGAGGGTACAGTAGATGTTGTCGCGAAAGTCCAAAGTTCTAGCACCGGCTTCAAGGTAGGCACTAACGCCGGTCGGTACGCGCGCTAACTATGGCTACCGACTTTCACACTGAACAAAGGTATTGAGGTTTATGATGCGCGCGACGGCGGCGGGTAGTGGCAGATGAAGAGACTACAATTGTGAGAAGAAATGTACGATTTACATTACAAGTTCTGCCTAAAAATATAGCGTATAGGACCATTTGCTACACAAGATAACACGTATGTGGAGACGAACAAGTGAGGCCAACTATACACTTTAGGCATGTCACGCAGTCAGAAAACCTCGGTTCAGCTACCCAGCACAGTATTCAGGGCAGCCAACTTCATCACCAGAAAAGAGAGCGAAAACACGTAAATTTCTTCCTCGGTAGCAAAGCCCGGAATATTGGTCAGTTTTAATATGTCTGAAATATCAAAGATACCACTGCCACCAGAATTTCACCGAACCACCCTATGCATCTGTGTGTACAAGTACAAGGAACCCATTGTTGTAATACATATGTGCATTTTCTCTTTTTCTCTCTCTCCGTCGACAAGCGTAGACCGTTCGCCCGGATTTCCAAACAAGATATGGTTGAGAAGCCGAAAGAGAGAAAGATCCCGCAGTAGTCTGCTTATCTGGTTGGGGAGGTAAAAAATATCCGTGACTCGTAGCAAATCCGTTGAACAATGCATATCTTCCCAGGTCGCTACCTCAACGCCGCTTTCCCAATCATCGGGCGTATTCTAGTTCTTGAGGCCAATCTTATTCAGCAAACTCCCCGACCTTCCAGCGACCATAGCCTTGTCGTCAAAGATCTTAAGCAAGCTCTTCCACACCTGACCCGGTTCTTGGCTAGCATCGATCGGCTTCCAGATACCCGTCTTCTGGTAGTACGCCACAACCGGCGCAGTCTGAGCGTGGTAAGTCGAGAGGCGCTTCTTCAGCGTCTCGGCGTTGTCGTCGGAGCGCTGGATGAGCGGCTCACCCGTTACATCGTCCGTCATGGGTGCCTTTGGCGGGTTGAAAATCTTGTGGTACGAGCGGCCGGAAGCGGGGTGGACGAGGCGGCCAGTGATACGCGAGACGAGGAGGCCGTCGTCGATTTGGAGTTCGACGGCGTGCTGGAGGGGCTTCTTGGTAGCGGCGAGCATGCCGTCGAGCTTCTCCGCTTGGGTGACTGTTCGGGGAAAGCCGTCGAGGATGAAGCTATACAGACGGCGGTGTCAGCATACCCACCCAGAAGGAGACATAGACTAAAGAGAATAAAACGTACCCCTTGGCGCACTCCTGGTTGTTCTCAAGCTCCGTCTTAATCATGTTGACCATGATCTCGTCGCTAACCAGACCGCCCGCATCCATAATCTTCTTTGCTTCCCGTCCCAGCGGTGTCTTCGCAGCAACTTGGGCGCGTAGCATGTCTCCGGTGGCCTAAATCCCCAGTCAGCCCCTCATCCACCACAGCCGTTGACTACGGTTGGAAATTCATGGTACGTACGAGATGGCAGGCGCAGAACTTCTCCTTGATCCGCGGCGCTTGCGTGCCCTTGCCTATCCCTCGTTAGCAAAATGAATGCCACCAATGCCACCCTCGTTCAGCGCAAACCAACTCACCAGCACCCGGAGGACCCATCAAGATCATGCGCACGCTCTCAGTCGCCGCTGCAACCCCGCCATGGCCTGCTAATCTGCTCTCTAGCTCCGCGATGCGCTGCTCGAGGCGCTTGACATCGTTCTTCAGGTCATCGACGCTGGAATCCGCCATAGGAGCCATTGCGCCTTTCGGTGTTCAGAAAAAAAACTTGCGAGGGGAAAGAAGGGTCTGTAGAGAGTGCGAGGTAAAGATGATGCGCTCGCCGCTCAGAATGGGACACTGGGAGTCACGCAATGGCAATGGAAGAAGCCGCGATTATGGGTGAGGTGGACGAGCTACCCTCAGTTGCTGCTTCTCGGTTGTTGGTAGGCCCGAGCTTGGAAAATGGCGTCCCTTCCGCCCGATCCTCAGTGTGCTGCACGCTTTAACCTTGGCCCGAATGATGTCACGCTCAACAACGTTGCTGCATGTTGCTGCTAGCACTCCTTGTAACCGAAGACATACCGTGGCTTGTTATTGATAGCTCTCCGATATTATATCCAGGACAAGTTGCAGTGCTCATTGCCTCAGTGTTAGTTGGCAGCGAACATGCGGGGTCATAAAGGTCCTTGCACCGCACTACCGGCATAGTATCCGAGTGGTATTGCGAGGAAACCGGAAACTATAATCGCTAACATTGAAATACATGTTGAGTGGTGAAATATCTGTGCCAGCGATATCGATGCTGTATCAAGCGTCCAACACTACTAGTACTCCTTACCAAGCACCTTCTTCAGCCCCTTCATCTCCATCTCATACCTCTCCACCTTTGCCTGACTAGTCATCAACTTGGTCAACAAGTAGTTGACCCGCCCTGCAGTCTGTGCAGGCTGATTCCTCAACTTGCTCAACAGCAGCAGCTCCGTCTCGCACTTGTCGATTGTCGCATTTTCAATCTTGGTTAGATGCGTGAAAATCGCCAGATCCAAACGGCTCTTTAGTACTTTGTCTTCTGTCAGACGCTTGAACGCGGGGTGATACACGGGTTTTCCGGGCTTGATGACC
This sequence is a window from Pyrenophora tritici-repentis strain M4 chromosome 4, whole genome shotgun sequence. Protein-coding genes within it:
- a CDS encoding Adk, Adenylate kinase and related kinase, producing MAPMADSSVDDLKNDVKRLEQRIAELESRLAGHGGVAAATESVRMILMGPPGAGKGTQAPRIKEKFCACHLATGDMLRAQVAAKTPLGREAKKIMDAGGLVSDEIMVNMIKTELENNQECAKGFILDGFPRTVTQAEKLDGMLAATKKPLQHAVELQIDDGLLVSRITGRLVHPASGRSYHKIFNPPKAPMTDDVTGEPLIQRSDDNAETLKKRLSTYHAQTAPVVAYYQKTGIWKPIDASQEPGQVWKSLLKIFDDKAMVAGRSGSLLNKIGLKN